A genomic stretch from Anabaena sphaerica FACHB-251 includes:
- a CDS encoding acetamidase/formamidase family protein, producing MTHHILKATKKTVHLGGFSHLLEPALFVGSHDTIDVETYTGYYVYDKAPPEFLTPELIDICQNLPPERKIAAGPHLLTGPIYIRNAEPGDVLEVQLEAISPSLSVGFNAIRAGWGALPQQFPQAALRFIPLDLENNFAEFPLGSNIQIPLTPFFGILGVATPENSRNSIPPGAYGGNIDNRQLQAGSRLFLPIYLPGALFSIGDGHSAQGDGEVNVTALETSMNGRIKLILRKDLQLATPIAETPTDFITMGFAETLDDALELALKNMIYFLERFTNLSPEDAYVLCSLAVNFHITQVVNSPQKGVHGMLSKSIFTKVNLI from the coding sequence ATGACTCACCACATTTTAAAAGCTACCAAAAAAACTGTACATTTAGGTGGCTTCTCTCATTTATTAGAACCAGCATTATTTGTTGGTTCTCATGACACAATAGACGTAGAAACATACACAGGTTATTACGTTTACGACAAAGCACCACCAGAGTTTCTCACACCAGAACTTATTGATATCTGTCAAAATTTACCACCAGAACGGAAAATAGCAGCAGGACCCCATTTACTCACCGGACCAATTTACATCCGCAATGCCGAACCAGGGGATGTTTTAGAAGTACAATTAGAGGCTATTTCACCCAGTTTATCTGTTGGTTTTAACGCTATTCGTGCAGGTTGGGGAGCATTACCACAGCAGTTTCCTCAAGCTGCATTAAGATTTATCCCCCTCGATTTAGAAAATAATTTTGCAGAATTTCCTCTAGGTTCAAATATCCAAATTCCCCTCACACCTTTTTTTGGCATTTTAGGAGTTGCTACCCCAGAAAACTCCCGTAACTCTATACCTCCAGGTGCTTATGGTGGCAACATTGACAACCGTCAATTACAAGCAGGTTCGCGGTTATTTTTACCAATATATCTTCCCGGTGCATTATTTTCTATTGGTGATGGACATTCTGCACAAGGAGATGGGGAAGTAAATGTAACTGCTCTTGAAACATCTATGAATGGCAGAATTAAACTCATACTGCGGAAAGATTTACAGTTGGCAACACCAATAGCAGAAACGCCTACAGATTTCATCACCATGGGTTTTGCAGAAACCTTAGATGATGCTTTGGAATTGGCTTTAAAGAATATGATTTATTTTCTAGAACGCTTCACCAATTTATCACCAGAAGATGCTTACGTTTTATGTAGTTTAGCGGTGAATTTTCATATCACTCAAGTTGTTAATAGTCCGCAAAAGGGGGTACATGGTATGTTGTCTAAATCAATTTTTACTAAGGTGAATTTAATTTAG
- a CDS encoding DJ-1/PfpI/YhbO family deglycase/protease, with protein MINNNHHSSKKKVAILIEQGVEDLEFIIPCNGLKQAGMEVVVLGSRMNEKYKGKRGKLSVQADGTTTEAMVDEFAAVVIPGGMAPDQMRRNCNTVCFVREAMKQGKLIAAVCHGPQVLIEGDLLKGKQVTGFTAIRKDITNAGGNYLDEPVVVDGNLITSREPGDLAIFTTAILNRLGYGGKDANLPDEKDTSAEWWKLADAWGGSTKNDIVKGLNTALGGERYSLEALEKYLEKESDQEVKNLFQDMISNKQHHIQKLETYLHRLHEKPSFAANIANQYAKVQSALSGSDDIYQIRCALGDVQTGIGDISNLSAMYTDPVATAIFKEIHNDLGKYEQRLVELYRSRIAADIKPPKPTSSAAVTM; from the coding sequence ATGATAAACAATAATCATCATTCTAGTAAGAAAAAAGTGGCAATTCTCATTGAACAAGGAGTAGAAGATTTAGAATTTATAATTCCTTGTAACGGACTAAAACAAGCGGGAATGGAGGTAGTAGTCCTGGGTTCGCGGATGAATGAAAAATATAAGGGTAAACGTGGGAAACTGAGCGTACAAGCTGATGGAACAACCACAGAAGCCATGGTTGATGAATTTGCAGCAGTTGTAATTCCTGGCGGTATGGCTCCTGATCAAATGCGGCGCAATTGTAACACAGTTTGCTTTGTTCGTGAAGCAATGAAGCAAGGCAAATTAATAGCAGCAGTATGTCACGGACCACAGGTTTTAATTGAAGGTGATTTACTTAAAGGTAAACAAGTAACTGGATTTACTGCTATTCGTAAAGACATAACCAATGCGGGTGGAAATTATCTAGATGAGCCAGTAGTGGTGGATGGTAATTTGATTACATCTCGTGAACCTGGCGACTTAGCAATTTTTACAACCGCAATTTTAAATCGTTTAGGTTATGGTGGTAAAGATGCTAATTTACCTGATGAAAAAGACACAAGTGCTGAATGGTGGAAATTAGCTGATGCTTGGGGTGGTTCCACAAAGAATGACATTGTTAAAGGTTTAAATACTGCTTTAGGTGGTGAACGTTATTCTTTAGAAGCTCTAGAAAAGTATCTAGAAAAAGAATCAGATCAGGAAGTAAAAAACCTGTTTCAAGACATGATAAGTAATAAACAGCACCACATTCAAAAGCTAGAAACTTATCTTCATCGCTTGCATGAAAAACCATCTTTTGCGGCTAATATTGCTAATCAATATGCCAAGGTACAATCTGCCTTGAGTGGCAGTGATGATATCTATCAAATCCGTTGTGCCTTGGGTGATGTGCAAACAGGGATTGGTGATATTAGCAATTTGTCTGCAATGTATACTGACCCAGTAGCAACAGCTATTTTCAAAGAAATTCACAACGATTTGGGTAAATATGAACAGCGATTAGTAGAACTTTATCGGTCACGGATAGCGGCTGATATTAAGCCTCCTAAACCTACTTCTAGTGCTGCCGTGACAATGTAA
- a CDS encoding N-acetylmuramoyl-L-alanine amidase has product MGRIFISAAHGGREAGGIDPGAIAGGTTEAKEMIMLRDLIVTELRARTVEVLAVPDDLSAAETITWINSRARSIDVAVEIEADAASSPTLRGASVFYIANNDQRKQNAEMLLMGLLRRVPQLPNRGVRPDTDSGLGSLQFCRRTTLPALVMQVGFLSSPDDRNLLQTRRRDFALGIVDGLIAWSRGVDPNPGTPVEANYPPINININGQNYPEQGVLINGNSYIPIDLVDRLRIDLSKAPNVNRVTYRRVVYIKAIELRDFNISIAWDSATKTLQLRSILTICPGQIEQIISNGNTTELQLQLFLRNNNENALVQFPDLPKLYREEATLEGVNHDIAFSQMCLETGFLRFGTDVKPQQNNFAGLGAIGGGSQAASFPSARIGVRAHIQHLKAYASLEPLVQQEVDPRFRFVTRGVAPSVDQLSGRWSADLDYGTKIKAIFKRLYESAKLI; this is encoded by the coding sequence ATGGGACGTATTTTTATTTCAGCCGCGCATGGAGGCAGGGAAGCAGGCGGAATTGATCCCGGTGCGATCGCAGGTGGTACAACTGAAGCCAAAGAAATGATTATGTTGCGGGATTTGATTGTAACAGAACTCAGGGCGCGTACTGTCGAAGTTTTAGCTGTTCCTGATGATTTAAGTGCAGCCGAAACTATCACCTGGATTAATTCTCGCGCTCGTTCCATTGATGTGGCTGTAGAAATTGAAGCTGATGCTGCTAGTAGTCCTACGCTAAGGGGAGCGAGTGTTTTTTATATTGCTAACAATGATCAACGCAAGCAAAATGCAGAAATGTTGCTGATGGGATTGTTGCGCCGTGTCCCTCAATTACCTAATCGCGGAGTTAGACCAGATACAGATAGCGGCTTAGGTAGTTTGCAATTCTGTCGCCGAACCACTCTTCCGGCTTTAGTCATGCAAGTAGGCTTTCTCAGCAGTCCCGATGATCGTAATTTGTTACAAACTCGTCGTCGTGATTTTGCTTTAGGAATTGTTGATGGATTAATAGCTTGGAGTCGAGGAGTTGATCCTAATCCAGGAACTCCTGTAGAAGCAAATTATCCGCCAATTAATATTAACATTAATGGGCAAAATTATCCAGAACAAGGGGTATTAATTAATGGAAATTCTTATATTCCCATTGATTTAGTAGATCGTTTGCGGATTGATTTATCAAAAGCGCCTAATGTTAACCGTGTTACCTATCGGCGTGTAGTTTATATCAAAGCCATTGAACTGCGAGATTTTAATATTTCTATTGCCTGGGATAGTGCGACTAAAACTCTTCAACTCCGCTCAATTTTAACCATTTGTCCCGGACAAATTGAACAAATTATTTCTAATGGCAATACCACAGAACTACAGCTACAACTATTTTTGAGGAATAACAATGAAAATGCTCTGGTACAGTTCCCCGATCTTCCCAAACTTTATCGAGAAGAAGCAACTCTGGAAGGTGTAAATCATGATATTGCCTTTTCTCAAATGTGTCTAGAAACTGGATTTTTAAGATTTGGTACTGATGTTAAACCTCAACAAAATAACTTTGCAGGTTTAGGAGCAATCGGTGGTGGATCACAAGCAGCATCTTTTCCTAGTGCCAGAATTGGTGTGAGGGCGCATATCCAACATTTAAAAGCCTACGCTAGTTTAGAACCTTTGGTACAGCAGGAGGTAGATCCCCGGTTTAGATTTGTGACTAGGGGTGTTGCTCCTTCTGTTGATCAACTATCAGGAAGATGGTCTGCAGATTTAGATTATGGCACTAAGATTAAAGCCATTTTTAAAAGACTTTATGAATCAGCAAAATTGATTTGA
- a CDS encoding urease accessory protein UreF, protein METITLTHSHFLSILQLASPALPVGAYGYSEGLEMLVENGTINNTNSLKHWIEAELKYGSIRIDAVVMIRALEAAKIGNLEGLQRWNLWLSAVRDAEELRAASWQMGRSLIQLLSKLAPETVPLATAVGYPCNYAIAFGIACAHWQINTHAALLAYLHSWVNNLITAGVKLIPLGQTAGQELLLGLQTLLNITMSEILTLEDDNLACCSWGLSLASMQHETQYTRLFRS, encoded by the coding sequence ATGGAAACCATCACTCTCACTCATAGCCATTTTTTATCTATTTTACAATTGGCTAGTCCAGCTTTACCAGTGGGAGCTTATGGCTATTCGGAAGGGCTAGAAATGTTGGTGGAAAATGGCACTATTAATAATACAAATAGCCTAAAACATTGGATAGAAGCTGAGTTGAAATATGGGTCAATTCGCATAGATGCTGTAGTGATGATCAGGGCTTTAGAAGCTGCAAAAATTGGTAATTTGGAAGGTTTACAAAGATGGAATTTATGGTTATCTGCGGTGAGAGATGCAGAAGAGTTACGCGCTGCTAGTTGGCAAATGGGGCGATCGCTCATCCAATTATTAAGTAAACTTGCGCCAGAAACTGTACCATTAGCTACTGCTGTCGGCTATCCTTGCAATTATGCGATCGCTTTTGGGATTGCTTGCGCTCATTGGCAAATTAATACTCATGCTGCGTTATTAGCATATCTGCATAGTTGGGTCAATAATTTAATTACTGCTGGAGTCAAACTTATTCCCCTTGGTCAAACCGCTGGACAAGAATTATTATTGGGGTTACAAACATTATTAAATATTACAATGTCAGAAATTCTCACCTTAGAAGATGATAACCTAGCTTGTTGTAGTTGGGGCTTATCTTTAGCTAGTATGCAGCATGAAACCCAATATACAAGGTTATTTAGGAGTTAG
- the dnaG gene encoding DNA primase, whose amino-acid sequence MQIPRLHPDTIEEVKHRTDIVDVVSEYVVLRKRGKDFVGLCPFHDEKSPSFTVSPSKQMYYCFGCQAGGNAIKFVMDLGKRQFTEVVLDLARRYQVPVKTLEPEQRQELQRQLSLREQLYEVLASTAQFYQHALRQSLGQKAMQYLQQHRQLKAETIQQFGLGYAPAGWETLHRYLVEDKHYPVQLVEKAGLIKPRKEGGGYYDVFRDRLMIPIRDVQGRVIAFGGRTLTEEQPKYLNSPETELFSKGKTLFALDQAKEGISKSDQAVVVEGYFDAIALHAAGINNAVASLGTALSIEQVRLLLRYTDSKQLILNFDADKAGTNAAERAIGEIATLAYKGEVQLKILNIPDGKDADEYLHSHTADEYQQLLADAPLWLNWQIGEIIKDRDLRQATDFQKVTQEIVKLLQNIVNSDTLNYYISYCAEILSLGDARLIPLRVENLLTQIAPASVQTPSLRFRKQESKTPKLSLVTTERSLLEKAEALLLRIFLHCPEQRQVIFEELEERNLEFSLSHHRFLWQQSLEFPLEELDLISNLQNRYLESGEDLAIVSHLFHLNEKSKHDDILRTPQLVQATLASMEIVLREKRYRHFMELWEKIDIQAEPDKYKSYADAIYAEKMRIQVLDKQRSFSIAELF is encoded by the coding sequence ATGCAAATACCCCGCTTACATCCAGACACAATTGAAGAAGTTAAACACCGGACTGATATTGTCGATGTAGTCTCGGAGTACGTAGTCTTACGGAAGCGCGGAAAGGATTTTGTTGGGTTATGCCCTTTTCATGATGAAAAAAGCCCCAGTTTTACAGTCAGTCCCAGCAAGCAGATGTATTATTGCTTCGGTTGTCAAGCTGGAGGTAACGCGATTAAGTTTGTCATGGATTTGGGTAAACGCCAGTTTACGGAAGTAGTGCTAGATTTAGCACGGCGTTACCAAGTACCTGTAAAAACCTTAGAACCTGAACAAAGACAAGAATTACAGCGTCAGTTGTCTTTGCGTGAGCAGTTATATGAAGTTTTAGCTTCTACAGCCCAATTCTATCAACACGCTCTTAGACAAAGCTTGGGACAAAAGGCGATGCAATATTTACAACAGCATCGTCAACTAAAAGCAGAAACAATTCAACAATTTGGTTTAGGTTATGCTCCCGCAGGTTGGGAAACCTTGCATCGGTATTTGGTGGAAGATAAACATTATCCAGTGCAGTTGGTGGAAAAAGCGGGTTTGATTAAACCCCGAAAAGAAGGGGGCGGTTATTATGATGTATTCCGAGATAGGCTCATGATTCCTATCCGCGATGTTCAAGGAAGAGTAATTGCTTTTGGTGGGAGAACTTTAACTGAAGAACAACCAAAATATTTAAATTCTCCAGAAACAGAATTATTTAGTAAAGGTAAAACTTTATTTGCTTTAGATCAAGCCAAAGAGGGGATTTCTAAATCGGATCAAGCAGTAGTGGTAGAGGGATATTTTGATGCGATCGCTCTTCATGCAGCCGGAATTAATAACGCCGTTGCTTCCCTTGGTACAGCCTTAAGTATAGAACAAGTTCGTCTGTTATTGCGTTACACAGATTCAAAACAATTAATACTCAATTTTGATGCAGATAAAGCCGGAACCAATGCCGCAGAAAGAGCCATTGGTGAAATTGCTACACTAGCATATAAAGGCGAAGTGCAGTTAAAAATTCTTAACATCCCCGATGGTAAAGATGCTGATGAATACTTACATAGTCATACAGCAGACGAATATCAGCAACTATTGGCAGATGCACCACTGTGGTTAAATTGGCAGATTGGGGAGATTATTAAAGACAGAGACTTGAGACAAGCCACTGATTTTCAAAAAGTTACACAAGAAATAGTCAAACTCTTGCAAAATATAGTTAATAGTGATACTCTTAATTACTATATTTCCTACTGTGCAGAAATACTCAGCTTAGGGGACGCTAGACTTATACCCCTACGAGTTGAGAACCTACTAACTCAAATTGCACCCGCTAGTGTGCAAACTCCATCATTGCGGTTTCGCAAACAGGAGTCTAAAACGCCGAAGCTATCTCTAGTAACCACTGAACGTAGTTTATTAGAAAAAGCAGAGGCGTTATTATTGCGAATTTTTTTACATTGTCCCGAACAACGTCAAGTAATATTTGAAGAATTAGAAGAGCGAAACTTAGAATTTAGCCTTTCTCATCATCGTTTTTTGTGGCAACAGAGTTTAGAATTTCCCTTAGAAGAGCTTGATTTAATTTCTAATTTACAAAATCGGTATTTAGAATCAGGAGAAGATTTAGCAATAGTTTCCCATTTATTTCATTTAAATGAGAAAAGTAAGCATGATGATATACTGCGTACTCCCCAATTAGTGCAAGCAACTCTAGCTTCTATGGAAATAGTTTTGAGAGAAAAACGTTATCGTCATTTTATGGAACTGTGGGAGAAAATAGATATACAAGCTGAACCAGATAAATATAAATCTTATGCAGATGCTATATATGCTGAAAAAATGCGGATACAAGTATTAGATAAACAAAGGTCATTTTCCATAGCCGAATTATTTTAA
- a CDS encoding DUF2267 domain-containing protein, whose translation MEYTEFITHVQSLSQSNSREEAEVATRATLETVRELIPKNEAQELAAQIPPELGDCLRGREIEASQSFHLQEFIERASQKENIEPTTAAMHVRAVFAVLQNAVTPEKFKKFHTYFSHDYEELFTTSPTGEMPA comes from the coding sequence GTGGAATATACAGAGTTCATTACCCATGTACAAAGCCTATCTCAATCAAATTCCCGTGAAGAAGCAGAAGTGGCTACTCGTGCGACATTAGAAACGGTGAGAGAACTTATTCCTAAAAATGAAGCACAAGAATTAGCTGCACAAATACCACCAGAATTAGGTGACTGTTTGCGCGGAAGAGAGATAGAAGCTAGTCAATCTTTTCACCTACAAGAGTTTATTGAACGAGCCAGTCAAAAAGAAAACATCGAACCAACTACAGCCGCAATGCACGTTCGGGCTGTTTTTGCTGTTTTACAAAATGCTGTAACTCCGGAGAAGTTCAAGAAATTTCACACCTATTTTTCACATGATTATGAGGAATTATTTACCACATCACCAACAGGTGAAATGCCAGCATAA
- a CDS encoding orange carotenoid protein N-terminal domain-containing protein — protein MTFTQTSDPTIREHIQSWRKLDVDQQLALFWFIYQEMGSSITPAAPYASTASSEIAEGLFEQVEQLEAEEQLQVQRDLINQTDSLISREYGSLSDTTKLLFWYRLAQGMEGMTIITMPPNFQLSSAAENLLNRIKNLSFEQQITLFRDYVSPMGTEPKAGAEI, from the coding sequence ATGACATTTACACAAACAAGTGATCCAACTATTCGTGAACATATCCAGTCTTGGCGTAAATTAGATGTGGATCAACAGTTAGCTTTGTTTTGGTTTATTTACCAAGAAATGGGTAGCTCAATTACGCCAGCAGCACCTTATGCCAGTACTGCTTCTTCAGAAATTGCTGAGGGTTTATTTGAGCAGGTTGAACAATTAGAGGCAGAAGAACAGTTACAAGTTCAGCGTGATTTAATTAATCAAACAGATAGCCTCATTTCCCGTGAATATGGTTCTTTAAGTGATACCACTAAGCTGTTATTTTGGTATCGACTAGCCCAAGGTATGGAAGGTATGACCATCATTACTATGCCTCCTAATTTCCAACTTTCCTCAGCAGCCGAAAATTTGCTCAATAGAATCAAAAATTTATCTTTTGAGCAGCAAATTACTCTTTTCCGTGATTATGTTTCTCCAATGGGTACTGAACCAAAAGCTGGAGCAGAAATTTAG
- a CDS encoding ribbon-helix-helix protein, CopG family: protein MPKPEIYITFRLTQPEKDLLREYCEQTGRNQTDVLRELIRGLKRRIKRTNEEV from the coding sequence ATGCCTAAACCTGAAATATACATCACTTTTAGACTAACCCAGCCAGAGAAAGATTTGCTCCGGGAGTATTGTGAACAAACGGGTAGAAATCAAACAGATGTGTTGCGAGAATTGATACGGGGATTAAAACGTCGAATCAAAAGAACAAATGAAGAGGTTTAA
- a CDS encoding DUF6335 family protein has protein sequence MTKKRNNHENKSDDLPQEITESYGTGVKDLPGYNVGQRSLREHRQEYIESSPEFPAEFTIAADEVDTYWQDTVGDEAVGGTVATPDKNVTEELEAAVGLEMNDYAFLRTNDILEHRDDARWELEPKSSEDYQERRQQDNS, from the coding sequence ATGACAAAGAAACGAAATAATCACGAAAATAAATCTGATGATTTGCCACAGGAAATTACTGAATCCTATGGTACTGGCGTAAAAGACTTACCTGGATATAATGTTGGTCAACGTTCGCTGCGAGAACATAGACAGGAGTATATAGAAAGCAGTCCTGAATTTCCTGCTGAATTCACTATTGCTGCTGATGAAGTTGATACTTATTGGCAAGATACTGTAGGAGATGAAGCTGTTGGTGGTACTGTTGCTACTCCTGACAAAAATGTAACTGAAGAATTAGAAGCAGCTGTGGGTTTAGAAATGAATGATTATGCCTTTCTTCGCACTAACGATATTTTAGAACATCGTGATGATGCCCGTTGGGAACTAGAGCCAAAGTCTTCAGAAGATTATCAAGAACGGCGGCAGCAAGATAATTCATAA
- a CDS encoding lipase family protein has product MTVDYSKAFKMAVSCQEIYQDFSKIVFSNWTEKPILFSKDTTDTQFAILTDSSGITIVFRGSDSSFDWRTNFDTRQEHREFDKQIIKEEIVAQKEKIYPYLTENKSGSLMHRGFIEAYFSVRDDIHEYIRKNNISKITVTGHSLGGALATLCAVDIQYNFKAQLSSVEAYTFGAPKVGNNGFSTSYNERVIKSYRFVHGMDIVPELPRWWQGYSHVDKELRIGSRFSLNFLSARFRDHAIGDYISSLKQKLTR; this is encoded by the coding sequence ATGACAGTTGATTATTCCAAAGCATTCAAAATGGCAGTTTCCTGTCAGGAAATTTATCAAGACTTTTCTAAAATTGTCTTTAGCAATTGGACTGAAAAACCAATTCTCTTTAGCAAAGACACTACCGATACTCAATTTGCTATTTTAACAGATTCATCCGGAATTACTATCGTCTTCCGTGGTAGTGACTCATCTTTTGACTGGAGAACAAACTTTGATACTCGTCAGGAACATAGAGAATTTGATAAGCAAATAATTAAAGAAGAAATTGTTGCCCAAAAAGAAAAAATCTATCCATATTTAACAGAGAACAAATCAGGTTCCTTAATGCATCGTGGTTTTATCGAGGCTTACTTTTCGGTCAGAGATGATATTCATGAATATATCCGAAAGAATAATATTTCTAAGATTACCGTAACTGGACACAGTTTAGGAGGAGCATTAGCAACCTTATGTGCTGTAGATATTCAATATAATTTTAAAGCTCAATTATCCTCCGTAGAAGCCTATACATTTGGAGCGCCAAAAGTGGGAAATAATGGATTTAGCACATCTTATAATGAAAGAGTTATAAAAAGTTATCGATTTGTTCATGGCATGGATATAGTACCTGAATTACCCAGATGGTGGCAAGGATATAGTCATGTAGATAAAGAATTGCGAATCGGTTCTAGATTTAGTTTAAATTTCCTTTCTGCTCGATTTCGAGATCATGCAATCGGCGATTATATTAGTTCCCTCAAACAAAAATTAACTAGATAA
- the ureG gene encoding urease accessory protein UreG, producing MNAFRVGVAGPVGSGKTALVDALCKALREEYKLAVVTNDIYTQEDAQFLVRSQALESDRILGVETGGCPHTAIREDASMNLAAIEQLEEKFIDLDLVFLESGGDNLAATFSPELVDLTIYVIDVAAGDKIPRKGGPGITKSDLLVINKTDLAPYVGADLKVMETDAKKMRGDKPFIFTNLKTKTGLADVINFVTTQIC from the coding sequence ATGAATGCTTTTCGAGTAGGAGTAGCTGGACCTGTAGGTTCGGGAAAAACGGCTTTGGTGGATGCTTTGTGTAAAGCATTGCGGGAAGAGTATAAATTGGCAGTCGTTACCAATGATATATATACTCAAGAGGATGCTCAGTTTTTAGTGCGTTCTCAGGCTTTGGAGAGCGATCGTATTTTAGGAGTAGAAACAGGAGGTTGTCCCCATACCGCTATTCGCGAAGATGCTTCCATGAATTTAGCCGCAATTGAACAACTAGAAGAAAAATTTATAGATTTAGACTTAGTCTTTTTAGAAAGTGGTGGTGATAATTTGGCAGCTACCTTTAGTCCCGAATTAGTAGATTTAACAATATATGTAATAGACGTTGCTGCTGGTGATAAAATTCCCCGCAAAGGTGGACCAGGTATCACTAAATCTGATTTATTAGTCATTAATAAAACTGACCTTGCACCCTATGTTGGCGCTGATTTAAAAGTGATGGAAACAGACGCAAAGAAAATGCGTGGTGATAAACCCTTTATTTTCACCAACTTAAAAACCAAAACCGGATTAGCAGATGTTATTAACTTCGTTACCACACAAATTTGCTAA
- a CDS encoding cupin domain-containing protein, with product MSDTSVKKVDSAYSPTGKLGQKYLASGKTVSMRLWENEEPGEEKVPTQREYETVGYVINGQAELDIAGQTILLEEGSSWVVPKGAIHSYRILQPFTAVEATSPPAQVHARDED from the coding sequence ATGAGTGACACCAGTGTTAAAAAAGTAGATTCTGCCTATTCCCCAACAGGTAAACTTGGTCAAAAGTATCTTGCATCCGGTAAAACTGTTTCGATGCGGCTGTGGGAAAACGAAGAACCTGGAGAGGAAAAAGTACCAACTCAACGGGAATATGAAACTGTTGGTTATGTAATTAATGGACAAGCAGAATTAGATATTGCTGGACAAACAATTTTACTAGAAGAAGGCAGTTCTTGGGTTGTACCGAAGGGAGCAATTCATTCTTATAGAATTCTGCAACCATTTACCGCTGTGGAAGCAACTAGTCCCCCGGCTCAAGTTCATGCTAGGGATGAAGATTAA
- a CDS encoding orange carotenoid protein N-terminal domain-containing protein, whose amino-acid sequence MTATNVNPIAQAVSTFNRLDVDDQLAVLGLLYADIANQIPANVIDFLPTEKAANLVAQIQQFSPEEQLYALRDILPSTRNDQDEVMLDPHPSKAMVELSRGGTTIPTGEYGSMNTEAKLAFWYLLAERLGTTLIAIPQDYHLSESAIEVGNFLKSLNTNDLVSFMKGVL is encoded by the coding sequence ATGACTGCGACGAATGTTAACCCCATAGCACAGGCTGTATCCACTTTTAATAGGTTAGATGTAGATGATCAACTGGCAGTTCTGGGTTTACTCTATGCGGATATTGCCAACCAAATTCCTGCCAATGTAATAGATTTTTTGCCCACAGAAAAGGCTGCGAATTTGGTAGCACAAATTCAGCAGTTTTCTCCAGAAGAACAGCTGTATGCTTTGCGAGATATCTTGCCGTCCACTCGCAATGATCAAGATGAAGTCATGCTTGATCCACACCCTAGTAAAGCAATGGTAGAACTGAGTCGAGGCGGGACGACAATTCCTACTGGTGAATATGGTTCAATGAATACAGAAGCTAAGTTGGCTTTTTGGTATTTACTAGCAGAAAGATTGGGTACTACATTGATTGCTATACCCCAAGATTATCACCTTTCTGAGTCAGCGATAGAAGTGGGTAACTTCCTGAAATCATTAAATACTAATGATTTAGTATCTTTTATGAAAGGAGTGTTGTAA
- the ureE gene encoding urease accessory protein UreE — MLTLTQLKPPDINAVVNFTLPLTAEERTRSRHRFTWEDGKVVFLRLPRGTVLHNGDILADESQSNSIRIVAKPEPVLTVVAHTPLLLLRAAYHLGNRHVPVEITPNYLRLSPDSVLLTMLKKLGLEIKEEVVPFQPELGAYGNHHSHS; from the coding sequence ATGCTGACGTTAACGCAACTGAAACCTCCTGATATTAATGCTGTGGTTAATTTCACTCTCCCACTCACTGCTGAAGAACGTACCCGTAGCCGTCATCGGTTTACATGGGAAGATGGGAAGGTGGTATTTTTGCGTTTACCGAGAGGCACAGTTTTACATAACGGTGATATTCTAGCAGATGAAAGTCAAAGCAATTCCATCAGAATTGTTGCTAAACCTGAACCTGTTTTAACTGTAGTTGCACACACACCTTTACTGTTATTAAGGGCTGCTTATCATTTGGGCAATCGTCATGTACCTGTGGAAATTACGCCAAATTATTTACGCTTGTCTCCCGATTCAGTTTTACTCACAATGTTGAAAAAATTGGGTTTAGAAATTAAGGAAGAAGTTGTACCTTTTCAACCAGAATTAGGAGCTTATGGAAACCATCACTCTCACTCATAG